The following are encoded together in the Xanthomonas sacchari genome:
- a CDS encoding thiolase family protein, which produces MTEIVIAAAKRTAIGAFLGQFNGVPTPTLGAAAIRAALEQSGIPAADVSEVIMGCVLPANLGQAPARQAARAAGVPDATGATTINKVCGSGMKAVMLGHDLIKAGSASIVVAGGMESMSNAPHLLPNSRTGNRYGNFQAVDHMAWDGLTNPDDGQAMGVFGEATAEKFGFSRQDQDAFAIESVTRAQAAQRDGAFADEIVAVAVATRKGEVQVDSDEQPGKSDVTKIPALKPAFKKDGTVTAASSSSISDGAAALVLLGADEAARRGVAPLARIVGHATFSQAPEWFTTAPVGAIRKLLDQVGWSLDQVDLFEINEAFAVVAMVPIKELGLDHAKVNVHGGACALGHPIGASGARLLVTLLNALRSRGGRRGIATLCIGGGEATAVAIELI; this is translated from the coding sequence ATGACCGAGATCGTCATCGCCGCGGCCAAGCGCACCGCCATCGGCGCGTTCCTGGGCCAGTTCAACGGCGTGCCCACGCCGACGCTGGGCGCCGCGGCCATCCGCGCCGCGCTGGAGCAGTCCGGCATCCCCGCCGCCGACGTTTCCGAAGTCATCATGGGCTGCGTGCTGCCGGCCAACCTCGGCCAGGCCCCGGCACGCCAGGCCGCGCGCGCGGCCGGCGTACCCGACGCCACCGGCGCCACCACCATCAACAAGGTCTGCGGCTCGGGCATGAAGGCGGTGATGCTGGGCCACGACCTGATCAAGGCCGGCTCGGCCAGCATCGTCGTCGCCGGCGGCATGGAATCGATGAGCAACGCGCCGCATCTGCTGCCCAACTCGCGCACCGGCAACCGCTACGGCAACTTCCAGGCGGTCGACCACATGGCCTGGGACGGCCTCACCAATCCCGACGACGGCCAGGCGATGGGCGTGTTCGGCGAGGCCACCGCGGAGAAGTTCGGCTTCAGCCGCCAGGACCAGGACGCGTTCGCAATCGAATCGGTGACGCGCGCGCAGGCCGCGCAGCGCGATGGTGCCTTCGCCGACGAGATCGTTGCGGTCGCCGTGGCCACCCGCAAGGGCGAAGTGCAGGTCGACAGCGACGAGCAGCCGGGCAAGTCCGACGTGACCAAGATCCCGGCGCTGAAGCCGGCGTTCAAGAAGGACGGCACGGTCACCGCGGCCAGTTCCTCGAGCATCTCCGACGGCGCCGCCGCGCTGGTGCTGCTGGGCGCCGACGAGGCCGCCCGCCGCGGCGTCGCGCCGCTGGCGCGGATCGTCGGCCATGCGACCTTCTCGCAGGCGCCGGAGTGGTTCACCACCGCACCGGTGGGCGCGATCCGCAAGCTGCTCGACCAGGTCGGCTGGAGCCTGGACCAGGTCGACCTGTTCGAAATCAACGAAGCCTTCGCCGTGGTGGCGATGGTGCCGATCAAGGAACTGGGCCTGGACCACGCCAAGGTCAACGTGCACGGCGGCGCCTGCGCACTCGGCCATCCGATCGGCGCCTCCGGCGCGCGCCTGCTGGTGACATTGCTAAATGCGTTGCGCAGCCGTGGCGGCCGCCGCGGAATCGCGACGCTGTGCATCGGTGGCGGTGAAGCGACAGCGGTCGCCATCGAATTGATTTGA
- a CDS encoding autotransporter serine protease, translated as MTRSLLAAAVAVALTSCGGGGGGGGNLVHGSPPPTSPPPTSPPPPPPPPPPTSPPPTSPPPPQPAFDAHLTLTNTLAAHNAGYDGGGYRIGVVDTGVNRNHPALAGRVVSNLIYVDPSQNNTKVDDVDGHGTTVAQLAAGKSVGQWPGGIAPGAQIVSARIISDTPPKDDGTGNGNQVSGGLGLTQVHQDLINAGVKVMNNSWGGIYWTDLNSTNAIADEYRPFVLGNGGLVVFAAGNESKATPSDIASLPSKAGPNGTLPAADLERGWLVVAATDSTTGTQLASYSNACGAAMRYCLVAPGTEVFVDPKATTSTSNPDYYYGSGTSFAAPLVSGAAALVWQAFPYFTNDLVRQTLLGTATDLGTPGVDATFGYGLLNVGKAVQGPGRFDWGDVTVGFTGSSTWANDIAGSGGLIKQGSGTLTLSGTQNTYSGDTQVQGGTLSAASLGSSNVAISNGATFIGTGALGGSVANAGTFQVGAATLSLSGNYVQSSNGRLALLVGDKLSVGGSAVLQGGSLYVLGKRDYVVNNTAYTVLQANGGLTGTFTSVTTPSNVFLTSSLSYDATSASITVQSLSVTAAAASFGNITAATLASATRVDAAFAQLNTQLSQAPATVGGALLKAAGAVQQSPSVAAASATLRSLSGEAHAAATAMTFDTMDLQRRALSSRFDTLVDQPRAVGAWSQRLGETGQGSFAGSQFQLDGWLMGQDLRLSEHAVAGFAFGESRANDAGGLDRSRNRQVQGQVYLGAVAGDAYALAQLGTGQYQRQLDRSLLLGDAVADASSRYAGRFLSSSVEVGYRLGRGPTWLTPYAGADYSRIDSDGFREQGGDGFGLMAGAASSSRSQALAGLRGGVGGRGWSLQGYAEWQQTLAAQGLDRQASFVGVNAWAPLVDLQPARSGGLFGASLQTRWNGGLLGLGYDQRFGPRGDDRAVSLRYRLGF; from the coding sequence ATGACACGGTCGCTGCTGGCGGCCGCGGTGGCGGTTGCGCTGACCTCGTGCGGTGGCGGCGGTGGCGGTGGTGGCAATCTGGTCCACGGCAGTCCGCCGCCGACGTCGCCACCTCCGACCTCGCCGCCGCCGCCCCCTCCTCCGCCGCCGCCGACGTCGCCTCCACCCACCTCGCCGCCGCCGCCCCAGCCGGCGTTCGACGCGCATCTGACCCTGACCAATACGCTGGCCGCGCACAACGCCGGCTACGACGGCGGCGGTTACCGCATCGGCGTGGTCGATACCGGCGTCAACCGCAACCATCCGGCGCTGGCCGGACGGGTGGTGTCGAACCTGATCTACGTCGATCCGAGCCAGAACAACACCAAGGTCGACGACGTCGACGGCCATGGCACCACCGTGGCGCAGCTGGCGGCGGGCAAGTCGGTCGGGCAGTGGCCGGGCGGCATCGCGCCGGGCGCGCAGATCGTGTCCGCGCGCATCATCTCCGACACGCCGCCCAAGGACGACGGCACCGGCAACGGCAACCAGGTCAGTGGCGGCCTGGGCCTGACCCAAGTGCACCAGGACCTGATCAATGCCGGGGTCAAGGTGATGAACAACTCCTGGGGCGGCATCTACTGGACCGACCTGAACTCGACCAACGCCATCGCCGACGAGTACCGCCCGTTCGTGCTCGGCAACGGCGGCCTGGTGGTGTTCGCCGCCGGCAACGAATCCAAGGCCACGCCCTCGGATATCGCCTCGCTGCCCAGCAAGGCCGGCCCCAACGGCACGCTGCCGGCGGCTGACCTGGAGCGCGGCTGGCTGGTGGTGGCGGCCACCGATTCCACCACCGGCACGCAACTGGCCTCGTATTCCAACGCCTGCGGCGCGGCGATGCGCTACTGCCTGGTCGCGCCCGGCACCGAGGTGTTTGTCGATCCCAAGGCGACCACCTCCACCAGCAACCCCGACTACTACTACGGCAGCGGCACCTCGTTTGCGGCGCCGCTGGTGTCCGGTGCGGCGGCGCTGGTCTGGCAGGCCTTCCCGTACTTCACCAACGACCTGGTCCGGCAGACCCTGCTCGGCACCGCCACCGACCTGGGCACGCCGGGCGTGGATGCGACCTTCGGCTACGGCCTGCTCAACGTCGGCAAGGCGGTGCAGGGACCGGGCCGCTTCGACTGGGGCGACGTGACGGTGGGATTCACCGGCAGCTCGACCTGGGCCAACGACATCGCCGGCAGCGGCGGCCTGATTAAACAGGGCAGCGGCACGCTGACTCTGAGCGGCACCCAGAACACCTACAGCGGCGACACCCAGGTGCAGGGCGGCACGCTCAGCGCGGCCAGCCTCGGCAGTTCCAACGTGGCGATCAGCAACGGCGCGACCTTCATCGGTACTGGCGCGCTCGGCGGCAGCGTCGCCAATGCCGGCACCTTCCAGGTCGGCGCGGCCACCCTGAGCCTGAGCGGCAACTACGTGCAGAGCAGCAACGGCCGCCTGGCCCTGCTGGTCGGTGACAAGCTCTCGGTCGGCGGCAGCGCCGTGTTGCAGGGCGGTTCGCTGTACGTGCTGGGCAAGCGCGACTACGTGGTCAACAACACCGCGTACACGGTGCTGCAGGCCAACGGCGGGCTCACCGGCACCTTCACCTCGGTGACCACGCCATCGAACGTGTTCCTGACCTCGTCGCTGTCCTACGACGCCACCAGCGCCTCGATCACCGTGCAGTCGCTGAGCGTCACCGCTGCCGCGGCCAGCTTCGGCAACATCACCGCCGCCACGCTGGCCTCGGCGACGCGCGTGGATGCGGCGTTCGCGCAGCTCAACACGCAGCTGAGCCAGGCTCCGGCCACGGTCGGCGGCGCGCTGCTCAAGGCGGCCGGCGCCGTGCAGCAGTCGCCGAGCGTGGCAGCGGCGTCGGCGACGCTGCGCAGCCTGTCCGGCGAGGCGCATGCCGCGGCCACCGCAATGACCTTCGACACCATGGACCTGCAGCGGCGCGCGCTGTCCAGCCGCTTCGACACGCTGGTCGACCAGCCGCGCGCGGTCGGCGCCTGGAGCCAACGCCTGGGCGAGACCGGGCAGGGCAGCTTCGCCGGCAGCCAGTTCCAGCTCGATGGCTGGCTGATGGGCCAGGACCTGCGCCTGAGCGAACACGCGGTGGCCGGCTTCGCCTTCGGCGAAAGCCGCGCCAACGACGCCGGCGGCCTGGACCGCAGCCGCAACCGCCAGGTGCAGGGCCAGGTGTACCTTGGCGCGGTGGCCGGCGACGCCTACGCGCTGGCGCAACTGGGCACCGGCCAGTACCAGCGCCAGCTCGACCGCAGCCTGCTGCTCGGCGACGCCGTCGCCGATGCGTCCAGCCGCTATGCCGGTCGCTTCCTGTCTTCCAGCGTCGAGGTCGGCTATCGGCTCGGACGCGGCCCGACGTGGCTGACGCCGTATGCCGGCGCCGACTACAGCCGCATCGACAGCGATGGCTTCCGCGAACAGGGCGGCGATGGCTTCGGATTGATGGCCGGTGCCGCCAGTTCCTCGCGCAGCCAGGCGCTGGCCGGCCTGCGTGGCGG